One window of Salmo salar chromosome ssa11, Ssal_v3.1, whole genome shotgun sequence genomic DNA carries:
- the stoml3b gene encoding stomatin (EPB72)-like 3b, with protein MEMDSEIESGQKRRVNSKDDLIADVGSGSLGCCGWLIVILSGLFVFSLFPFTIWFCIKIVQEYERAVIFRLGRITDRKAKGPGIFFVLPCTDSFVKVDLRTVSFDIPPQEILTKDSVTVCVDGVVYFRVSDPISSVANVSNADFSTRLLAQTTLRNVLGTKNLAELLSDREGISHSMQASLDEATDPWGIKVERVEIKDVKLPHQLQRAMAAEAEATREARAKVIAAEGEMNASRALKEASLVIAESPSGLQLRYLQTLTTIAAEKNSTIIFPLPMDVISHFMKK; from the exons ctgatgTTGGTTCAGGGAGCCTAGGTTGCTGTGGCTGGCTCATTGTGATCCTCTCTGGTCTGTTCGTCTTCTCCCTGTTCCCCTTCACCATCTGGTTCTGTATAAAG atagTTCAGGAGTATGAACGTGCTGTCATCTTCAGGCTGGGCCGTATTACAGACCGGAAGGCTAAGGGACCAG GTATCTTTTTCGTTCTGCCGTGCACAGACTCCTTCGTGAAAGTGGACCTGAGAACCGTGTCATTCGACATTCCCCCACAGGAG atCCTGACTAAGGActctgtgacagtgtgtgttgatGGGGTGGTGTACTTCCGGGTGAGCGACCCCATCTCCTCGGTGGCTAACGTGTCCAACGCTGACTTCTCCACCCGTCTCCTGGCCCAGACCACCCTGAGGAATGTCCTGGGAACCAAGAACTTGGCGGAGCTGTTATCAGACCGCGAGGGCATCTCACACAGTATGCAG GCCAGTCTGGACGAGGCTACTGACCCGTGGGGTATCAAAGTGGAGCGTGTGGAGATTAAGGATGTAAAGCTGCCTCACCAGCTGCAGAGAGCCATGGCTGCAGAGGCAGAGGCCACCCGGGAGGCCAGGGCGAAG GTGATAGCAGCGGAGGGGGAGATGAACGCCTCCAGGGCCCTGAAGGAGGCGTCTCTGGTGATCGCTGAGTCTCCGTCGGGCCTCCAGCTGCGCTACCTGCAGACCCTCACCACCATCGCTGCAGAGAAGAACTCCACCATCATCTTCCCTCTGCCCATGGACGTCATCAGTCACTTCATGAAGAAGTGA